The Mycolicibacterium smegmatis genome has a window encoding:
- a CDS encoding aconitate hydratase, which produces MSSENTGKSSLNSFGARDTLTVGDQSYEIYRLNAVPGTEKLPYSLKVLAENLLRTEDGANITKDHIEAIANWDPNAEPSIEIQFTPARVIMQDFTGVPCIVDLATMREAVAALGGDPNKVNPLAPAELVIDHSVILDVFGTASAFERNVELEYERNAERYQFLRWGQGAFDDFKVVPPGTGIVHQVNIEYLARTVMVRDGVAYPDTCVGTDSHTTMVNGLGVLGWGVGGIEAEAAMLGQPVSMLIPRVVGFKLSGEIKPGVTATDVVLTVTDMLRRHGVVGKFVEFYGKGVAEVPLANRATLGNMSPEFGSTAAIFPIDEETINYLRLTGRTDEQLALVEAYAKAQGMWHDPEREPVFSEYLELDLSTVVPSISGPKRPQDRIELTDAKNAFRKDIHNYVEQNHPAPETKLDEAVEESFPASDPVSLSFADDGAPDMRPSAANGATGRPTNPVLVHSEERGDFVLDHGAVVVAGITSCTNTSNPSVMLGAALLAKKAVEKGLTTKPWVKTNMAPGSQVVTDYYNKAGLWPYLEKLGYYLGGYGCTTCIGNTGPLPEEISKAINDNDLAVTAVLSGNRNFEGRISPDVKMNYLASPPLVIAYGIAGTMDFDFESDPLGQDSEGNDVFLRDIWPSAAEIEETIASSINREMFTDSYADVFKGDDRWRSLPTPEGDTFEWDPASTYVRKAPYFDGMPAEPEPVSDIKGARVLALLGDSVTTDHISPAGAIKPGTPAAQYLDANGVERKDYNSLGSRRGNHEVMIRGTFANIRLRNQLLDDVSGGYTRDFTQPGGPQAFIYDASENYKKAGIPLVVLGGKEYGSGSSRDWAAKGTVLLGVKAVITESFERIHRSNLIGMGVIPLQFPAGESAASLKLDGTETYDIEGIEELNSGKTPKTVHVTATKEDGSKVEFDAVVRIDTPGEADYYRNGGILQYVLRNMLKSSK; this is translated from the coding sequence GTGAGCAGCGAAAACACAGGAAAGTCGTCCCTTAACTCGTTTGGTGCCCGCGACACACTGACAGTCGGGGACCAGAGCTACGAGATCTATCGCCTGAACGCGGTGCCCGGTACCGAAAAGCTTCCCTACAGCCTCAAGGTGCTCGCGGAGAACCTCCTGCGCACCGAGGACGGCGCGAACATCACCAAGGATCACATCGAGGCCATCGCCAACTGGGATCCCAACGCCGAGCCCAGCATCGAGATCCAGTTCACGCCCGCGCGCGTGATCATGCAGGACTTCACGGGCGTCCCCTGCATCGTCGACCTGGCCACCATGCGTGAGGCCGTCGCTGCGCTCGGCGGCGACCCGAACAAGGTGAACCCGCTCGCACCGGCCGAGCTGGTCATCGACCACTCCGTGATCCTCGACGTGTTCGGCACCGCGAGCGCCTTCGAGCGCAACGTCGAACTCGAGTACGAGCGCAACGCCGAGCGGTACCAGTTCCTGCGCTGGGGCCAGGGCGCATTCGACGACTTCAAGGTCGTGCCCCCGGGCACCGGCATCGTGCACCAGGTGAACATCGAGTACCTGGCCCGCACCGTCATGGTCCGTGATGGCGTGGCCTACCCCGACACCTGCGTGGGCACCGACAGCCACACCACGATGGTCAACGGCCTCGGCGTTCTGGGCTGGGGCGTCGGCGGTATCGAGGCCGAGGCCGCCATGCTGGGCCAGCCGGTCTCGATGCTCATCCCCCGCGTCGTCGGCTTCAAGCTGAGCGGCGAGATCAAGCCGGGCGTGACCGCCACCGACGTCGTGCTGACCGTCACCGACATGCTGCGCAGGCACGGCGTGGTCGGCAAGTTCGTCGAGTTCTACGGCAAGGGCGTGGCCGAGGTGCCGCTGGCCAACCGCGCGACCCTGGGCAACATGAGCCCCGAATTCGGCTCCACCGCGGCGATTTTCCCGATCGACGAGGAGACCATCAACTACCTGCGCCTCACCGGCCGCACCGACGAGCAGCTCGCGCTGGTCGAGGCGTACGCCAAGGCCCAGGGCATGTGGCACGATCCCGAGCGCGAGCCCGTGTTCTCCGAGTACCTCGAGCTCGACCTGTCGACCGTGGTGCCCTCGATCTCCGGGCCGAAGCGTCCGCAGGACCGCATCGAGCTGACCGACGCCAAGAACGCGTTCCGCAAGGACATCCACAACTACGTCGAGCAGAACCACCCGGCGCCCGAGACCAAGCTCGACGAGGCCGTCGAGGAATCCTTCCCGGCCAGCGACCCGGTGTCGCTGTCCTTCGCCGACGACGGTGCACCCGATATGCGCCCGTCGGCGGCCAACGGCGCCACGGGCCGGCCTACCAACCCGGTGCTGGTGCACTCCGAGGAACGCGGCGATTTCGTGCTCGACCACGGCGCGGTCGTCGTCGCGGGCATCACGTCCTGCACCAACACCTCCAACCCGTCGGTCATGCTCGGCGCGGCGCTGCTGGCCAAGAAGGCCGTCGAGAAGGGCCTGACCACCAAGCCGTGGGTCAAGACCAACATGGCACCCGGCTCGCAGGTGGTCACCGACTACTACAACAAGGCCGGCCTGTGGCCCTACCTGGAGAAGCTGGGCTACTACCTCGGCGGCTACGGGTGCACCACCTGCATCGGCAACACCGGCCCGCTGCCGGAGGAGATCAGCAAGGCCATCAACGACAACGACCTCGCGGTCACCGCGGTGCTCTCGGGCAACCGCAACTTCGAGGGCCGCATCTCCCCCGACGTGAAGATGAACTACCTGGCGTCTCCGCCGCTGGTGATCGCCTACGGCATCGCAGGCACCATGGACTTCGACTTCGAGTCGGATCCGCTCGGCCAGGACAGCGAGGGCAACGACGTCTTCCTGCGCGACATCTGGCCGTCGGCCGCCGAGATCGAGGAGACCATCGCGTCGTCGATCAACCGTGAGATGTTCACCGATTCCTACGCCGACGTGTTCAAGGGCGACGACCGGTGGCGCTCGCTGCCGACGCCCGAGGGCGACACGTTCGAGTGGGATCCCGCCTCGACGTACGTGCGCAAGGCGCCGTACTTCGACGGTATGCCCGCCGAGCCGGAGCCGGTGTCCGATATCAAGGGTGCGAGGGTCCTTGCGCTGCTGGGTGATTCGGTGACCACCGACCACATCAGCCCGGCCGGCGCGATCAAGCCCGGTACGCCGGCTGCGCAGTACCTCGACGCCAACGGCGTCGAACGCAAGGACTACAACTCCCTGGGCTCGCGCCGCGGCAACCACGAGGTGATGATCCGCGGCACGTTCGCGAACATCCGTCTGCGCAACCAGCTACTCGACGACGTCTCGGGTGGCTACACGCGCGACTTCACGCAGCCCGGCGGGCCGCAGGCCTTCATCTACGACGCCTCGGAGAACTACAAGAAGGCCGGCATCCCGCTCGTCGTGCTCGGCGGCAAGGAGTACGGCTCCGGGTCGTCGCGCGACTGGGCCGCCAAGGGCACGGTGCTGCTGGGCGTCAAGGCCGTCATCACCGAGTCGTTCGAGCGCATCCACCGTTCGAACCTGATCGGCATGGGCGTGATCCCGCTGCAGTTCCCCGCGGGCGAGTCGGCCGCGAGCCTCAAGCTCGACGGCACCGAGACCTACGACATCGAGGGCATCGAGGAGCTGAACTCCGGCAAGACACCGAAGACCGTGCACGTCACGGCCACCAAGGAGGACGGCTCCAAGGTCGAGTTCGACGCCGTGGTGCGCATCGACACCCCCGGTGAGGCCGACTACTACCGCAACGGCGGCATCCTGCAGTACGTGCTGCGGAACATGCTGAAGTCGTCGAAGTAG
- a CDS encoding Rv1476 family membrane protein, which produces MTGPHVIPFLPAYIPVEICDIAGIDPAVPDAVAQCMAAVQADVREDGVSAPPEAVEGLRQVVADAREAGIDLKIVAIPRNPVIDTPLRDIATEVGQENPGATVLAVSPSFAGTYSTSFDRVTLEAGQDVAKTGDPVLSANNFLAEIQKPDFPWMTLTIVLVLGVAAAAALTRVLQVRSKALASSGERDGQSVGDATSIEH; this is translated from the coding sequence GTGACCGGACCGCATGTGATCCCGTTCCTGCCGGCCTACATCCCGGTGGAGATCTGCGACATCGCCGGAATCGACCCGGCCGTCCCGGACGCGGTCGCCCAGTGCATGGCGGCCGTGCAGGCCGATGTGCGCGAGGACGGCGTGAGCGCGCCGCCCGAGGCCGTCGAGGGCCTGCGTCAGGTGGTCGCCGACGCGCGCGAGGCCGGTATCGACCTCAAGATCGTTGCGATCCCACGCAACCCCGTCATCGACACTCCGCTGCGCGACATCGCGACCGAGGTGGGGCAGGAGAACCCCGGGGCAACCGTGCTCGCGGTTAGCCCGTCATTCGCGGGCACGTACAGCACGTCTTTCGACCGGGTCACTCTGGAGGCCGGACAGGACGTCGCCAAGACCGGTGATCCCGTGCTGTCGGCGAACAATTTCCTCGCCGAGATACAGAAGCCCGATTTCCCCTGGATGACGCTCACGATCGTGCTCGTTCTCGGCGTCGCGGCAGCGGCCGCGCTCACGCGCGTATTACAGGTTCGCAGCAAAGCTTTGGCCTCTTCGGGTGAGCGTGACGGCCAATCTGTAGGCGACGCAACGTCAATCGAACATTAG
- the ripA gene encoding NlpC/P60 family peptidoglycan endopeptidase RipA, which yields MRRTVRALATRVHGRVCAVPLVVGMLLATALYGGGPAAADPAAPDNLATLVAKVASADQKLQELGAAIQTQQETVNKAIVDVQAARDAAAAAQRELEAGQRGVADANAAIEAAQKRFDSFAAATYMNGPSRSYLTATDPADIVNTTATGQALIASSQQVMAKLQRARTEQVNRESAARLAKEKADQAARDAESSQDNAVAALKQAQQTFNAQQGELERLAAERAAAQAELDSVRKVSATGNAAPAAAPAAAPAPAAAPAPVPNSAPAPVPGAQPNPQAAAGNWDRAPSGPAPSGQNWAVWDPTLPAIPSAFVSGDPIAIINAVLGIASTSAQVTADMGRSFLQKLGILPTPTGFTNGAIPRVYGREAVEYVIRRGMSQIGVPYSWGGGNAAGPSRGIDSGAGTVGFDCSGLMLYMFAGVGIKLDHYSGSQYNAGRKIPSSQMRRGDMIFYGPNASQHVAMYLGNGQMLEAPYTGSHVKVSPVRTSGMTPYVTRLIEY from the coding sequence ATGAGACGTACCGTCCGCGCTCTGGCGACCCGTGTGCACGGTCGCGTGTGCGCCGTCCCACTCGTCGTCGGGATGCTTCTGGCAACGGCGCTGTACGGCGGGGGCCCCGCCGCCGCCGATCCGGCCGCTCCCGACAACCTCGCCACGCTCGTCGCGAAGGTCGCCTCTGCCGATCAGAAGCTGCAGGAACTCGGTGCGGCGATCCAGACACAGCAGGAGACGGTCAACAAGGCGATCGTCGACGTCCAGGCCGCGCGTGACGCCGCGGCCGCGGCGCAGCGCGAACTTGAGGCCGGCCAACGCGGTGTCGCCGACGCCAACGCGGCCATCGAGGCCGCGCAGAAGCGCTTCGACTCGTTCGCGGCCGCGACCTACATGAACGGGCCGTCGCGGTCCTATCTCACGGCGACCGATCCCGCCGACATCGTCAACACGACCGCCACCGGTCAGGCGCTCATCGCGAGCTCACAGCAGGTCATGGCCAAGCTGCAACGCGCGCGCACCGAACAGGTGAACCGGGAATCCGCGGCGCGCCTGGCCAAGGAGAAGGCCGATCAGGCCGCACGCGACGCCGAGAGCAGCCAGGACAACGCCGTCGCCGCGCTCAAGCAGGCCCAGCAGACGTTCAACGCCCAGCAAGGTGAGCTGGAACGCCTGGCCGCCGAGCGGGCGGCCGCACAGGCCGAACTCGACTCGGTCCGCAAGGTCAGTGCGACCGGCAACGCGGCTCCCGCAGCGGCACCGGCGGCCGCACCCGCGCCGGCGGCCGCACCCGCGCCGGTGCCCAATTCGGCGCCCGCGCCGGTGCCTGGTGCACAGCCGAATCCCCAAGCCGCCGCCGGAAATTGGGACCGGGCCCCGTCCGGGCCGGCGCCGTCCGGGCAGAACTGGGCCGTGTGGGACCCGACCCTGCCTGCGATCCCGAGCGCGTTCGTCAGCGGTGACCCCATCGCGATCATCAACGCCGTGCTCGGCATCGCGTCGACCTCGGCGCAGGTGACCGCGGACATGGGCCGTTCGTTCCTGCAGAAGCTCGGAATCCTGCCCACGCCCACCGGTTTCACCAACGGCGCCATTCCGCGGGTCTACGGCCGCGAGGCCGTCGAGTACGTGATCCGGCGCGGCATGTCGCAGATCGGTGTGCCCTACTCGTGGGGCGGCGGCAACGCGGCCGGCCCGAGCCGCGGCATCGACTCGGGTGCGGGCACCGTCGGCTTCGACTGCTCGGGTCTGATGCTCTACATGTTCGCCGGCGTCGGCATCAAGCTCGACCACTACTCGGGCTCCCAGTACAACGCGGGCCGCAAGATCCCGTCGTCGCAGATGCGCCGCGGCGACATGATCTTCTACGGCCCGAACGCAAGCCAGCACGTCGCGATGTATCTGGGCAACGGGCAGATGCTCGAGGCCCCTTACACCGGCTCGCACGTGAAAGTCTCGCCGGTGCGTACCAGCGGTATGACCCCGTACGTCACCCGGCTCATCGAATACTGA